Proteins encoded together in one uncultured Flavobacterium sp. window:
- a CDS encoding nucleoside-diphosphate kinase, which yields MATNRTFTMIKPDAVQNGHIGNILAMITNGGFKIVSLKLTQLTVADAQAFYAVHAARPFYGELVEFMSRGPIVAAILEKDNAVEDFRTLIGATNPAEAAEGTIRKAYATSIGENAVHGSDSDENAAIEGAFHFAGREQF from the coding sequence ATGGCAACAAATAGAACTTTTACAATGATTAAGCCAGATGCAGTTCAAAACGGACACATCGGTAATATCTTAGCAATGATCACTAATGGTGGTTTCAAAATCGTTTCATTAAAATTAACTCAATTAACTGTAGCTGATGCTCAGGCATTTTATGCTGTTCACGCTGCAAGACCTTTCTACGGAGAGTTAGTTGAATTCATGTCTCGTGGACCAATTGTTGCTGCAATTTTAGAAAAAGACAACGCAGTAGAAGATTTCAGAACTTTAATTGGAGCTACAAATCCAGCTGAAGCTGCTGAAGGAACTATCCGTAAAGCATATGCAACTTCTATCGGAGAAAATGCAGTTCACGGTTCTGATAGCGATGAAAATGCAGCTATCGAAGGTGCATTCCATTTTGCTGGAAGAGAGCAATTCTAA
- a CDS encoding DUF721 domain-containing protein, translating into MAKRLNNQSTIGAVLQQIIQVNKLGPGMDQIDVKEAWRQLMGNGVNTYTKNVVLKGSTLYVELGSAVLREELSHGKSKIVKMINEELGREVVKDVVLR; encoded by the coding sequence ATGGCAAAAAGACTAAATAATCAGAGTACGATTGGGGCTGTTTTGCAACAGATAATCCAGGTGAATAAATTGGGACCCGGAATGGATCAGATTGATGTAAAAGAGGCGTGGAGACAGTTGATGGGGAATGGTGTGAACACATATACTAAAAATGTTGTACTAAAAGGCAGTACATTGTATGTTGAACTTGGATCGGCTGTTTTAAGGGAAGAACTTAGTCACGGAAAGTCAAAAATCGTTAAAATGATTAATGAAGAATTAGGTCGTGAAGTTGTGAAGGACGTTGTATTGCGTTAA
- a CDS encoding DUF5009 domain-containing protein — protein MTRERLISLDVFRGLTILLMTIVNNPGDWKHVYAPLLHSEWHGCTPTDLVFPFFIFIMGVAVPLAMPTKTWDETTFNKILVRSLRMFCLGIFFNFFAKIQLFGLDEIPLLIGRLIITVAVGYALMGNFSSKVKNILAFSILFIYLFLAYSGIEAYQSVRLPGVLQRIGIVYFVVSLLYLKTSKKTQIITGIILLLSYWAIMTLVPVPGIGEASLEKGTNLASWLDSVLLKGHMYRETITWDPEGILSTIPSIVNGIIGLLIGLILQREISKTQKAIKIAIAGVALIIAGLIWNIVLPINKSLWTSSYVLYTTGLAATVLSILYYAIDIADCKKGFKLFLIWGVNPMIVFFFSQIIPQALIMVQLKNPENPETQINLLNYLYHFGIAPFFSNPMMASLAGALVYVGIWSFILWIFYKNKLIFKV, from the coding sequence ATGACCAGAGAGCGCTTGATATCCTTGGATGTCTTTAGAGGATTAACAATTTTATTAATGACTATTGTAAACAATCCCGGAGATTGGAAACATGTTTACGCACCTTTATTACATTCTGAATGGCATGGCTGCACGCCAACCGATTTAGTTTTCCCTTTTTTCATCTTTATTATGGGAGTTGCAGTTCCGCTTGCAATGCCAACTAAAACTTGGGACGAAACAACTTTTAACAAAATCCTTGTTCGTTCTTTACGAATGTTCTGCCTTGGGATTTTCTTTAATTTTTTTGCCAAAATTCAGCTTTTTGGTCTTGATGAAATTCCACTTCTTATTGGCCGTTTAATCATTACCGTTGCTGTTGGTTATGCCTTAATGGGTAATTTCAGTTCAAAAGTCAAAAACATTCTGGCTTTTTCTATTCTCTTTATTTATCTTTTTTTAGCTTATAGCGGTATCGAAGCTTATCAAAGTGTTCGTTTACCTGGCGTTTTACAACGTATTGGAATTGTTTACTTTGTAGTTTCACTTTTGTATTTAAAAACAAGCAAAAAAACACAAATCATCACCGGAATAATTCTATTACTGAGTTATTGGGCTATAATGACCCTAGTTCCTGTTCCGGGAATTGGCGAAGCAAGTTTAGAAAAAGGAACAAATTTAGCTTCTTGGCTAGATAGCGTTCTACTTAAAGGACACATGTACCGCGAAACCATAACCTGGGATCCGGAAGGAATTTTAAGTACAATTCCTTCAATTGTAAACGGAATCATTGGCTTATTAATTGGTCTAATATTACAGCGCGAAATATCTAAAACTCAAAAAGCTATAAAAATCGCTATTGCCGGTGTAGCACTTATCATTGCAGGTTTAATCTGGAATATCGTTCTCCCAATAAACAAATCACTTTGGACAAGCAGTTATGTTTTATACACCACAGGATTGGCTGCTACAGTTTTATCAATATTGTATTATGCAATTGATATTGCAGATTGTAAAAAAGGATTCAAATTGTTTTTAATCTGGGGAGTAAACCCAATGATTGTATTTTTCTTTTCTCAGATTATCCCGCAAGCCTTAATAATGGTTCAACTAAAAAATCCTGAAAATCCTGAAACTCAAATTAATCTTTTAAACTATTTATACCATTTTGGGATTGCGCCGTTTTTCAGCAATCCAATGATGGCTTCATTAGCCGGAGCTTTAGTTTATGTGGGAATCTGGTCTTTTATTTTATGGATATTCTATAAAAACAAACTCATTTTTAAAGTCTAA
- a CDS encoding T9SS type B sorting domain-containing protein has protein sequence MKQTLLFVFLFFSILCYSQENCNNGIDDDGDGKIDLNDSDCICRGTVSILANSSFEEKTNCPQGYDDIPTTTYWTKGTIPSPDYLNKDCSLFNTIYAKNLQNFPDGKGIFRAVYKNNKKEYIATKLSSPLSTGINYQLTLNIATLMSIETNNLSKRFDFNFLAPTYITLYGCNNKDNLPLYTTSDPNSFDSSWIEIGKVLYQPQTTWGEITISFTTNTAINAIMLGPEKTLPPSFNTDYEPSFLYDNLRLNTAENFGVIIVQSGNFCNNDLILTADLNKTMNLATTFQWYRNGIAINGATNKTYPIPSVKTNLGEYTVKVTDGNDCYISSKLTINNSILNPSVTVVQPTCQDTNGYIKVNDPGIEYSFDKGLAFLSNDNYVTKDLVWQTDANFVTKEYGKYYVQTRTASGCISTPTIVTINPPILLDRPTFSIIQPTCSSGGTITITTPGSQFSFDNGLTWENSATKTNLPTGNYLLKIKNSSGCESYSQSVLLFPTYINSPNFTLIQPSCNQGGSITITSPASEYSFDNGETWTTNPTATNLSSGYYNVRIKDEFGCVSKPYFNQIYFYPFSKSYPEAKVTQPNTCSNTGSIVFSKSSYKYSIDNGQTWQETPTFNNLAPGNYVLKTKNGLGCESEVYQVKINFYLSKPTYTTINPACTTNGSITITSPASEYSFDNGETWTTNPTAANLPSGYYYIKIKNELGCESDVVYANLPAFYLDEPTYKIINPNCETESKWSISITTPAASYSFDGGVTWSPSPNISNLDYGTYFLKIKNSLGCESNYAIANISNTYYLARPEFSVVQPTCTTPGRVTITTPAAFYSFDDGGTWSTDPNLTKYPNGGVSGYLRIKNKSGCISENNWFSLNLNFLNPPTCKIVQPTSCDSNATGSITITTSAALYSFDGGLNWSTNPTASNLPVGFKYQLKIKNKEGCESGNLVIEFTPFKIKEVDYKATYPSCGKGGSITITTPAPFYSFDGGETWGTSPTASNLPLGFYYPKIKNESGCISETLYSVNFTEEYLSNFNIQVTQPTCESKNKGSITIDPLFDQYSFDNGRTWSQYNTATNLSPGNYSIIVKNNLGCESWWRIATLYEFYLPRPDYTTTPPICGTGGSITITTPAALYSFDNGENWTTNPTAVNLDEEYYTIKIKNELGCESYPQNIYIPKFHLSSPLYSITQPNCESLGSITFTTAASEYSIDNGNTWKTNSTFPNLIPDNYLLKIKNALGCESNYSSVSLYNVNLPAQKPTVSIQQPSSCTSAKGSISVTTNASFYSFDNGQTWGTNATATNLISGDYFIKIKNSGTGCPSPSAKATINSPLDAITTPNYIVSQPTSCTNPFGTITITTIASKYSFDNGITWKTDSDSGNLAIGNYKIKIQNSAGCESEAISIQINAPSDYPTVPTYSTIQPNCNNDQGKITILSIASEYSFDNGINWTANATSLFLDPGQYYLKTKNSDGCISEPAKAIIIPFTNFPSSPTGSQIQSFCIDEIATLENLILTGTAIKWYDTATNGSILPETTLLQNGIYYATQTINTCESKRIAVTVKIQDTQIPFSDSPQTFCIQKNAAIKNITITGENVKWFESPSSNTTLSETTLLQNGTTYYASQTNNNCESDRIPVTINILEATTGDCINFVEELPFPKFFTPNNDGYNDTWTIDFAYLAPNTGIRIFDRYGKFIKELSKNTSWDGNYLGQQQPGSDYWFIVSRLNGTEYRGHFSLKR, from the coding sequence ATGAAGCAAACTTTACTTTTTGTATTTTTATTTTTTTCAATACTTTGTTATTCCCAAGAAAATTGCAACAATGGAATTGATGATGATGGCGACGGTAAGATAGACTTAAACGACAGTGATTGTATTTGCAGAGGTACTGTTTCAATTTTAGCAAATTCTTCTTTTGAGGAAAAAACTAATTGTCCTCAGGGTTATGACGACATTCCAACAACCACTTATTGGACAAAAGGAACAATCCCATCTCCAGATTATTTAAATAAAGACTGTTCTCTTTTTAATACTATTTACGCCAAAAACCTTCAAAATTTCCCCGATGGTAAAGGAATTTTCAGGGCAGTATACAAAAACAATAAAAAAGAATATATCGCTACAAAATTATCAAGCCCATTAAGTACGGGAATAAACTATCAGTTAACACTGAATATTGCTACATTGATGAGTATCGAAACAAATAACCTAAGTAAACGTTTTGATTTTAATTTCTTAGCGCCTACGTATATAACACTTTATGGATGTAACAATAAAGATAATTTACCATTATATACCACTTCAGATCCAAATTCGTTTGACTCATCCTGGATTGAAATTGGAAAAGTTTTATACCAACCTCAGACTACCTGGGGAGAAATAACAATTAGTTTTACCACAAATACTGCTATTAACGCAATAATGTTAGGGCCGGAGAAAACATTACCTCCATCATTTAACACTGATTATGAACCTTCTTTTTTATATGATAATTTAAGATTAAATACTGCTGAAAATTTTGGTGTTATTATTGTTCAAAGCGGCAATTTCTGTAATAATGATTTAATATTGACTGCTGACCTGAATAAAACCATGAATTTAGCAACAACTTTTCAATGGTATAGAAATGGAATAGCGATAAATGGAGCAACTAATAAAACTTATCCAATTCCTTCAGTTAAAACAAATTTGGGAGAATATACTGTAAAAGTTACAGATGGAAATGATTGCTACATAAGTTCAAAATTAACTATAAACAATTCAATTCTTAATCCTTCTGTAACAGTAGTTCAGCCTACGTGTCAAGATACAAATGGTTATATCAAAGTTAACGACCCAGGAATAGAATATAGTTTTGATAAAGGCTTGGCCTTCCTTTCAAATGACAACTATGTTACAAAAGATTTGGTATGGCAAACAGATGCCAACTTTGTCACAAAAGAATATGGCAAATATTATGTTCAAACAAGAACCGCTTCGGGCTGTATTTCTACACCTACCATTGTAACAATTAATCCCCCGATATTACTAGACCGTCCAACATTTTCGATTATTCAACCAACTTGTAGTTCTGGCGGAACTATTACTATCACAACCCCCGGATCACAATTTAGTTTTGATAATGGTTTAACTTGGGAAAACAGTGCTACCAAAACAAATTTACCTACTGGAAATTATTTACTTAAAATAAAAAATAGTAGTGGATGTGAATCCTATTCTCAAAGCGTCTTGCTTTTTCCAACATATATTAACTCTCCAAACTTTACTTTAATCCAACCTAGCTGTAATCAAGGTGGCAGTATTACTATTACTAGCCCCGCATCCGAATATAGTTTTGATAATGGAGAAACATGGACAACAAATCCAACGGCAACTAATTTATCTTCTGGTTATTATAATGTTAGAATTAAAGATGAATTTGGATGTGTATCGAAACCTTATTTTAATCAAATTTATTTTTATCCATTTTCTAAATCATACCCCGAAGCTAAAGTTACTCAACCAAATACTTGTAGTAATACCGGAAGTATTGTTTTTTCAAAGTCTTCATATAAATATAGTATTGACAACGGACAAACATGGCAGGAAACACCTACTTTCAATAATTTAGCACCTGGCAATTATGTCCTTAAAACAAAAAATGGACTAGGTTGTGAATCCGAAGTCTATCAAGTTAAAATAAATTTTTATTTATCTAAACCAACTTATACCACAATAAATCCTGCATGTACTACAAATGGCAGTATCACTATTACTAGCCCCGCATCCGAATATAGTTTTGATAATGGCGAAACATGGACGACAAATCCAACGGCAGCTAATTTACCTTCGGGTTATTATTATATTAAAATTAAAAATGAATTAGGCTGTGAATCCGATGTTGTATATGCCAATTTACCTGCTTTCTATCTTGATGAGCCTACATACAAAATAATAAATCCCAATTGTGAAACGGAATCAAAATGGAGTATTTCAATTACGACCCCTGCTGCATCTTATAGTTTTGACGGGGGAGTAACGTGGAGTCCAAGTCCAAACATTTCTAATTTAGATTATGGGACTTACTTCTTAAAAATAAAAAATTCTTTAGGTTGTGAATCAAATTATGCAATTGCCAATATAAGTAATACTTATTATTTAGCACGTCCCGAATTTTCAGTTGTACAACCTACTTGTACCACTCCAGGACGTGTTACCATAACCACTCCTGCTGCATTTTATAGTTTTGATGATGGAGGAACATGGAGTACGGATCCAAATCTTACTAAATATCCTAATGGTGGCGTAAGTGGCTATCTTAGGATTAAAAATAAATCAGGCTGTATAAGTGAAAATAATTGGTTTAGTCTTAACCTCAATTTCCTTAATCCTCCTACTTGTAAAATAGTGCAACCGACAAGTTGTGACAGTAATGCTACCGGAAGTATTACCATTACGACGTCAGCCGCTTTATATAGTTTTGATGGTGGTTTAAATTGGAGCACTAACCCTACAGCTTCAAATCTTCCTGTAGGATTTAAATATCAATTAAAAATAAAAAATAAAGAAGGATGTGAATCAGGAAATCTTGTAATTGAATTCACTCCTTTTAAAATAAAAGAGGTCGATTACAAAGCTACTTATCCTAGCTGTGGTAAAGGAGGTTCTATTACAATTACTACACCAGCACCATTTTACAGTTTTGATGGTGGGGAGACTTGGGGCACAAGTCCAACTGCTTCAAATTTACCACTTGGTTTTTATTATCCGAAAATAAAAAATGAATCTGGATGTATCTCAGAAACACTATATTCTGTGAATTTTACAGAAGAATATTTATCTAATTTTAATATACAAGTAACTCAACCTACTTGCGAATCAAAGAATAAAGGGAGCATTACAATAGATCCCCTATTTGATCAATATAGCTTTGATAATGGTAGAACCTGGAGTCAATATAACACAGCCACAAATTTATCTCCTGGTAATTATTCCATAATAGTTAAAAATAATTTAGGTTGTGAGTCCTGGTGGAGAATTGCAACACTTTATGAATTTTATTTACCCAGACCAGATTACACTACAACCCCTCCTATATGTGGAACTGGGGGAAGTATTACAATAACTACTCCAGCTGCTTTATACAGTTTTGATAATGGAGAAAATTGGACAACTAATCCAACGGCTGTAAATTTAGATGAAGAATATTACACAATAAAGATAAAAAATGAATTAGGGTGTGAATCCTATCCGCAAAATATTTATATTCCAAAATTTCACCTTAGCTCCCCATTATACTCAATAACACAGCCTAATTGTGAATCTTTAGGCAGCATAACTTTCACCACAGCTGCTTCAGAATATAGTATAGATAATGGTAATACTTGGAAAACTAACTCTACTTTTCCTAATTTAATTCCTGATAATTATCTTTTAAAAATAAAAAATGCTTTAGGATGTGAATCCAATTATAGTTCAGTTTCTCTTTATAATGTAAATCTTCCAGCTCAAAAACCTACTGTTTCAATTCAACAACCAAGCAGCTGTACTTCAGCAAAAGGGAGTATTTCGGTGACTACTAATGCTTCTTTTTACAGCTTTGACAACGGACAAACATGGGGTACAAATGCTACTGCAACAAATTTAATTTCTGGTGATTACTTTATAAAAATCAAAAACAGCGGTACAGGCTGTCCCTCTCCTTCTGCTAAAGCAACAATCAACTCTCCTTTAGACGCTATAACAACCCCAAATTATATAGTTTCTCAACCTACGAGTTGTACTAATCCTTTTGGAACTATTACAATCACAACTATCGCTTCAAAATATAGTTTTGACAACGGAATAACTTGGAAAACAGATTCAGATTCTGGAAATTTAGCAATTGGAAATTATAAAATTAAGATTCAAAATTCGGCAGGTTGCGAATCTGAAGCTATTTCAATTCAAATAAATGCACCTTCAGATTACCCAACTGTTCCCACATACAGCACAATTCAACCAAACTGTAATAATGATCAAGGAAAAATAACTATTCTCTCTATTGCCTCAGAATACAGTTTTGATAATGGTATAAACTGGACTGCTAACGCGACATCATTATTTTTAGATCCAGGTCAGTACTACCTGAAAACAAAAAACTCAGATGGTTGTATTTCTGAGCCTGCTAAAGCTATAATAATTCCGTTTACAAATTTTCCATCATCCCCAACAGGTTCTCAAATTCAAAGTTTTTGTATCGATGAAATTGCAACTTTAGAAAATTTAATTTTAACAGGAACAGCAATTAAATGGTATGATACTGCAACGAATGGAAGTATTTTACCTGAAACAACTTTATTACAAAATGGTATTTACTACGCAACACAAACAATTAACACTTGCGAAAGTAAAAGAATTGCTGTAACAGTAAAAATTCAGGATACCCAAATTCCATTTTCAGATTCTCCGCAGACATTCTGTATTCAAAAAAATGCTGCAATAAAAAACATTACTATTACCGGAGAAAATGTAAAATGGTTTGAAAGTCCCTCTTCGAATACTACTTTATCGGAAACAACACTTCTTCAAAACGGAACTACATATTATGCTTCGCAAACAAATAACAATTGCGAAAGTGACAGAATTCCGGTAACCATAAATATTCTTGAAGCGACAACTGGTGATTGTATTAATTTTGTTGAAGAATTGCCTTTTCCTAAATTCTTCACTCCAAATAATGATGGTTACAATGATACCTGGACAATTGACTTTGCCTATTTAGCTCCAAATACAGGAATTAGAATCTTTGACCGTTATGGAAAGTTCATCAAAGAATTGTCAAAAAATACTTCTTGGGACGGAAACTATTTGGGTCAACAACAACCTGGCTCAGATTATTGGTTTATTGTAAGCCGATTAAATGGAACAGAATATAGAGGTCATTTTAGTTTAAAACGATAA
- a CDS encoding MFS transporter: MKNNPNKENSLRHVLFGSLIGTTIEFFDFYIYANAAVLVFPQLFFPGANSTISTLESLATFSIAFLARPLGSAVFGHYGDKIGRKVTLVVALLTMGLSTIAIGFLPGYASIGIVAPILLMLCRFGQGVGLGGEWGGAVLLAIENAPPNKRAWYGMFPQLGAPIGLLLSGGTFLILTDSMSSEAFMDYGWRIPFIASSLLVLVGFYIRLKISETPAFENSKEEQKEVKIPFFTLLKSYKNQLIFGTLSAVTTFLVFYLMTVFTLSWATSDLGFTKRDALLIQLLSVLFFAFFIPVSALVADKIGRRKILIITTAAIGVFGFFFSYFLNSGSTVLVTTFVCIGMSLMGFTYGPLGTFLSELFPTTVRYSGASLTFNLAGILGAAFAPMIAIWLASTYSLSYVGFYLTSAALISLVSFLVISKKVHQF, translated from the coding sequence ATGAAAAATAATCCAAATAAGGAGAATTCCTTGCGACACGTTCTTTTTGGTTCTTTAATTGGTACCACAATTGAATTTTTTGATTTCTACATTTATGCCAATGCCGCCGTATTGGTTTTTCCTCAACTATTTTTTCCGGGCGCTAATAGCACTATTTCTACACTGGAATCATTGGCTACGTTTTCGATAGCTTTTTTAGCCAGACCTTTGGGATCAGCTGTTTTTGGACATTATGGCGATAAAATTGGACGTAAAGTGACTCTGGTAGTTGCATTGCTTACAATGGGATTATCGACAATAGCAATTGGTTTTTTACCGGGGTATGCAAGTATCGGAATAGTGGCGCCAATTTTATTAATGTTATGTAGATTTGGTCAGGGAGTTGGTTTAGGAGGCGAGTGGGGTGGTGCTGTTTTATTGGCGATTGAAAATGCTCCCCCAAATAAACGTGCCTGGTACGGAATGTTTCCGCAATTGGGTGCGCCTATAGGATTGTTGCTTTCAGGCGGGACTTTTTTGATTTTAACAGATAGTATGAGCAGCGAAGCTTTTATGGATTATGGTTGGAGAATTCCATTTATCGCAAGTTCACTTTTGGTACTTGTTGGATTTTATATTCGCTTAAAAATCAGTGAAACTCCAGCGTTCGAGAATTCCAAGGAAGAACAAAAAGAAGTTAAAATTCCATTTTTTACTTTGCTGAAATCGTATAAGAATCAATTGATTTTTGGAACTTTGTCTGCGGTTACAACCTTTTTGGTTTTTTATTTAATGACCGTTTTTACACTTAGCTGGGCTACCTCTGATTTAGGTTTTACTAAAAGAGATGCTTTATTGATTCAATTGCTTTCAGTATTGTTTTTTGCCTTTTTTATTCCTGTTTCGGCTTTGGTTGCCGATAAAATTGGACGTCGTAAAATATTAATTATTACTACAGCCGCTATCGGTGTTTTCGGATTTTTCTTTTCATACTTTTTAAATTCAGGAAGTACTGTGTTAGTTACAACTTTTGTTTGTATCGGAATGTCTTTAATGGGGTTTACTTATGGACCTCTGGGGACTTTTTTATCAGAGTTATTTCCTACTACAGTTCGTTATTCAGGTGCTTCTTTGACTTTTAATTTGGCAGGAATACTAGGGGCTGCATTTGCGCCAATGATTGCAATTTGGCTGGCAAGTACTTATAGTTTGAGTTACGTAGGCTTTTATTTGACGTCTGCTGCTTTAATATCGTTAGTTTCGTTTTTAGTAATTTCTAAGAAAGTACATCAGTTTTAA
- the bshC gene encoding bacillithiol biosynthesis cysteine-adding enzyme BshC encodes MPTDCISYQTSGYFSKLIQDYLDQKSELKPLYNHFPTLENFEKQITEKQANFDNANRIPLVETLKKQYQNIEISDSTKQNIELLALPNTFTITTGHQLNLFSGPLYFLYKIISTINLTKELKLKYPANNFVPIYWMATEDHDFEEINYFNFKGKKFHWNKESTGPVGRLSTEGLEEFFEIYSKDLGSSTNANVLKKVFEEAYLKHENLADATRFLANSLFANYGLVILDADDANLKRAFIPYIKEELEQQTSFKAVQETIAKFKDYTVQVNPREINLFYIEDDLRERIIFENNKYFVNNTKISFSKEEILKLLASNPEKFSPNVIMRPLYQEIILPNLCYIGGGGEIAYWLELKSFFDAVNITFPILLVRNSVLLNTEKQAQKADKLNLSWTDLFTKPADLINTITHKLSAFPIDLTPQKETLEKQFKYLYELAQQTDKSFTGAVKAQEVKQKKGLENLEKRLLKAQKRKLDNELQRVVDLQCELFPNQSLQERQANFSEFYLEKGEQLIPLLIQKLKPLETNFNIITI; translated from the coding sequence ATGCCTACCGACTGTATCAGCTATCAAACTTCAGGATATTTCTCTAAATTAATACAAGATTATTTAGACCAAAAATCAGAATTAAAGCCGCTGTACAATCATTTTCCAACATTGGAAAACTTCGAAAAACAAATCACTGAAAAGCAAGCTAACTTTGATAATGCAAACCGAATTCCTCTGGTTGAGACTTTAAAAAAGCAATATCAAAACATTGAAATTTCGGACTCGACAAAACAAAATATTGAGCTTTTAGCGCTTCCTAATACGTTTACAATTACAACCGGGCATCAATTAAATTTATTTAGCGGTCCATTGTATTTCTTATATAAAATCATTTCGACAATTAATCTTACCAAGGAATTAAAGCTAAAATATCCGGCAAATAATTTTGTTCCCATTTATTGGATGGCGACAGAAGACCACGATTTTGAAGAGATTAATTATTTTAATTTCAAAGGAAAAAAATTTCATTGGAACAAAGAAAGTACCGGTCCAGTCGGGAGACTTTCTACGGAGGGTCTAGAAGAATTTTTCGAAATTTATTCAAAAGATTTAGGCTCAAGCACAAATGCCAATGTCTTGAAAAAAGTGTTTGAAGAAGCTTATTTAAAACATGAAAATCTTGCTGACGCTACTCGTTTTTTAGCCAATAGTTTATTTGCAAATTATGGTTTAGTAATTCTGGATGCTGATGATGCCAATTTGAAACGTGCTTTTATTCCATATATAAAAGAAGAACTAGAGCAACAAACTTCATTTAAAGCGGTTCAGGAAACCATAGCGAAATTTAAAGATTATACCGTTCAGGTAAATCCCCGAGAAATCAATTTGTTTTATATTGAAGATGATTTAAGAGAAAGAATCATTTTTGAAAATAATAAATACTTTGTAAACAATACTAAGATCTCCTTTTCGAAAGAAGAAATTCTAAAATTATTAGCAAGCAATCCGGAAAAATTTAGTCCAAATGTAATCATGCGTCCGTTATATCAGGAAATTATTCTGCCAAATTTATGCTACATTGGCGGAGGCGGAGAAATTGCTTATTGGTTAGAATTAAAATCTTTCTTTGATGCGGTAAATATCACTTTTCCGATACTTTTAGTTCGTAATTCTGTTCTTTTAAATACCGAAAAACAAGCCCAAAAAGCAGATAAACTGAACTTAAGCTGGACAGATCTATTCACAAAACCTGCCGACTTAATAAATACGATTACGCACAAATTATCAGCTTTTCCTATTGATTTAACGCCTCAAAAAGAAACGTTAGAAAAACAATTTAAATATCTTTACGAACTGGCACAACAAACTGATAAATCATTTACCGGAGCTGTAAAAGCACAAGAAGTAAAACAAAAGAAAGGTTTAGAAAACCTTGAAAAACGTTTATTAAAAGCTCAAAAACGAAAACTTGATAACGAATTACAACGTGTAGTAGATTTACAATGCGAATTATTCCCTAATCAGAGTTTACAGGAACGCCAAGCAAATTTTTCAGAATTTTATCTGGAAAAAGGCGAACAATTGATCCCGCTTTTAATTCAAAAATTAAAACCATTAGAAACAAATTTTAATATCATAACAATATAA
- a CDS encoding lipocalin family protein — protein sequence MKNTFMILVLSLLFVSCKQEIKPTDIAKLNGYWEIEKVVFDKGEQKDYGMNESFDYFDIKNNKGIRKKVMPQFDGTFLTSDSFENVSVRFKGDQVFLDYKTAYAKWSEELISISDKELVVKNQEKKEYHYKKAGPINLLNDGKKTK from the coding sequence ATGAAAAACACTTTTATGATTTTGGTTTTGTCGCTTTTGTTTGTGAGTTGCAAGCAGGAAATTAAACCAACAGATATCGCAAAACTTAATGGCTATTGGGAAATCGAAAAGGTGGTTTTTGATAAGGGTGAACAGAAGGATTACGGAATGAATGAAAGCTTTGATTATTTTGATATTAAAAACAATAAAGGAATTCGAAAGAAAGTGATGCCGCAATTTGATGGAACTTTTTTGACAAGTGATTCTTTTGAAAATGTTTCGGTTCGATTTAAGGGTGACCAAGTATTTTTGGATTATAAAACGGCTTATGCAAAATGGAGCGAGGAGTTGATTTCGATTTCGGATAAGGAGCTGGTAGTTAAAAATCAGGAGAAAAAAGAATATCATTATAAAAAAGCAGGACCAATAAATTTATTAAACGATGGCAAAAAGACTAAATAA